A region of the Blochmannia endosymbiont of Camponotus nipponensis genome:
CAAATTAATTTAGATCCAATTAATTTTGATACTTTATTTGTTAGGTCTTTAAAAAACAAATATGATGATACGCTTAAAAATTAATATATTAAAATAGTTAGTTTTAATTATTGTGTCTATTATACGTCCTATTGTAACTATAATTGGAGCGGGGTCTTATGGAACGGCCATGGCTATTGCTTTATCTAGTAATGGTCATACAGTGTTGTTGTGGGGTCATAGTTCTGATCATATTCAAAGACTTAAAATTAATCGATGTAATCAAGCCTATTTACCAGGTATCACTTTTCCATCATCGTTGTATTTGGAACAGTCTTTATCTGTAGCTTTATCAACTTGTCGAAATTTATTAATTGCGGTTCCAAGTTGTGTATTTAGTCATGTCTTAATGCGGATGAAACCAAATTTAAGGAATGATACTCGTATTATTATAGCATCTAAAGGATTAGAACCGAAAACTGGACGTTTATTACAAGATGTGACATATCAAATTTTGGGAAAAGATATCCCTCTCGCGATTATATCTGGACCAACTTTTGCCAGAGAATTGGCATTGGGATTACCTGCTGCAATAACATTAGCTTCGAATGATACTATATTGGGTTATGATCTGCAAGGTATATTACATTGTAGTAAAAATTTTAGAATATATAGCAATACAGATACTATTGGTATTCAAGTAGCTGGAGCAGTAAAAAATATCATTGCTATTGGGGCAGGTATTTCTGATGGAATAGGGCTGGGATCAAATGCGCGAACGGCATTAATTACACGTGGTTTAGTGGAAATGTCTCGATTGGGAATAGCAATGGGAGCGACCTCAGATGTTTTTGTGGGATTAGCTGGGTTAGGAGATTTGGTATTGACTTGCACTGATGATCAGTCACGTAATCGTCGTTTTGGAATATTATTGGGACAAGGTTTAAATATATGTCATGCTCAAAAAAATATTGGTCAAGTAATAGAAGGATTGTATTCCATAAAGGAAGTATATATGCTGTCTATTAAATATAAGGTAGATATGCCGATTACTGAACAAATATATCAGATACTGTATCAAAATAAAAATATCCATGAAGCAGTGTGTTCTTTATTAGGACGCACACAAAAAGCAGAAAAAATGAATAGTTAGTGCAATTAATAGTGTAATGTTTTAATTATTATTAATACCATAAAATGGTTAGGTAAATTTATGTCTTTAAATGTATTAGAAATAGTTTGGAGCAATATTAAGGTTGAAGCGAGATTATTAATTGATTCTGAACCGATATTAACTAATTTTATGTATGTAACTTTGTTAAAACACAAAAATTTTAAAGATGCTTTAATTTATATATTGTCTAAAAAATTAACTAATGCAGATATACCTGTAATTGATGTAACTAAGATATTAGAAGATATATACAGTGCTGATGATAAAATTATTATTTCTGCTGCGCAAGATATTCATGCAATACGTTTAAATGATCCCTCTATAACTAAGTATTTTACTCCTTTTTTGTATTTAAAAGGATTTCATGCATTGCAAGCGCATCGTATTTCTCATTGGTTATGGAATCATAATCGTCAAGAATTGGCTATGTATTTTTATAATCATATCTCCACGGTTTTTAATGTAGATATCCATCCTGCTGCAAGTATCGGATGTGGTGTTATGATAGATCATGCTACTGGAGTAGTAATAGGAGAAACATCAATTATAGAAAATAATGTATCTATCATGCAGTCTGTGACTTTAGGTGGAACTGGTAAAGTAATAGGTGATCGTCATCCTAAAATTAGACAAAGAGTTATGATTGGTGCAGGTGCTATTATTTTAGGAAATATTGAAATAGGGTATGGAGCGAAAATTGGAGCGGGTTCTGTTGTACTACATTCCGTACCACCTCATTCTACAGTTGCAGGAAAACCTGCTAAGGTTATCAAAAAATTTAATAAATTACAATAGTTTTCGTATTAAAAACAAATATATATATAAACCTGAGTTTGTTACAGTTATGGAATATAAATGTAAATACTATATTATTAAATATTTAAAAATAGTGTTATTTATATGCAATAATTAGTTATTGCAGATATATATTTTTAGACGGGCATAAATTGATAACGTTTATTAGAAATAAAGACGTATTATAATGAACCATTCAATTTTATTAAATAATTATTATTCATAAAGCTTCATATCATTTATATCATTTAAAGCAGTGATATGTCAGATATATATAATTATATTGTCAACATGTACATGTATTTTTTTGGTTTTTCTTTTTAAAATAATTTTTATTATATGATATATATAATTGAAGTTGTGTGTTAATACAGTTATATATATAATATAAGTAAGTAATTTTATAAACTTATAAAAACTAATGTACTTCATGATCAGTGTATATGATGTGATAAAATCATCGTAATAAATAAATAGTGTTCCAATATTTAATATCAAAAAATATTATTGACTAAATTTTTTAATTTAATTACAAGCATAATAGTGTGAAAATTCGCTGTAATTTTAGATATAATTATATATATTTAATGTAGTCGTTCATATTTTTATTTCATAAAACGATTATTTTCTATTATTATGTTTTATATAAAAAATATGGTTATGGTCTGTTGTTAGTAACAATATAATAGAGTTTTCTATCTATGATAAAAAAAATAGGAGTACTGACAAGTGGGGGTGATTCTCCGGGAATGAATGCGGCTATTCGAGGTGTAGTGCGGGCAGGTTTATCTGAAGGATTAGAAATTTATGGAATATATGATGGTTATTTGGGATTATTTCAGGATCGAATGATACCATTGAGTCGTTGCAGTGTTTCAGATATAATAAATCGCGGAGGTACTTTTCTTGGTTCTGCTCGTTTTCCTGAATTTAAAGAAGATACCATTAGAACGAGAGTCATTAATAACATACATAGACGTAATCTTGATGCTCTCATAATAATTGGAGGGGATGGGTCTTATTTAGGCGCTCGGAGTTTGAGTGATATGGGGTTTCCTTGTATTGGGTTGCCTGGTACTATTGATAATGATGTGGCAGGAACTGATTACACTATTGGTTATTTTACAGCTTTAGAAACAATTGTGGATGCAATTGATAGATTACGTGACACATCTTCTTCACATCAACGTATTTCTATTGTAGAAGTAATGGGGCGTTGTTGTGGTGATTTGACTATGGCAGCGGCAGTAGCTGGAGGCTGTGAGTTCATTGTAGTCCCAGAAGTCGAATTTAATGCACAAGATCTAGTAAATGAAATTAAATCTGGTATTTCTAAAGGAAAAAAACACGCAATAGTAGCTATTACAGAACGTATTTGTAATATATTTTATTTGGCACAGTATATTGAGGAAAAAACTGGCAGGGAAACCCGTGCTACTGTTTTGGGATATATTCAGCGAGGAGGTAAGCCTGTTGCTTATGATCGTATTTTAGCTTCTAGGATGGGAGCATATTCTATTGAACTTCTTTTACAGGGTTATGTGGGGCATTGCATTGGAGTGCAAAACGAAAAACTAGTACATTATGATATTAATGATGCAATACAACATATGCAACGCCCATTTCGTCAAGATTTATTAAAAACGGCTAAAAAGTTATTCTAAATTGTAAATTATCATAATGATGTATTTATCTTATGAACATTTATTATATATATTTGTGTATGTTGTTAGCTGTTAATATTATATGATATATGTTTATAATATAAAATTCATGCGGTTTATATGATATTACTAAGAATGATGGAGTTGCTCATATTTTTCAGCTATTTGTACAATCGCAGCAAAACTATCCGCTTTTAAAGAAGCAGCTCCTACTAATACACCATCAATGTCTTTTTGATTTAAAAATTGAATGACGTTTTCTGGTGTTACAGATCCTCCATACTGCATTGTGATTGTATTAGCTACGGATACATCACAACTTGCAATGTAATCTCGGATGAATTTATGCACTGCTTGTACATTTTCTGGAGATGCGCTATTACCACTTCCTATAGCCCATATGGGTTCATACGCGATAACCGAATTTTTTAATGCTTCTACACCAATTAATTTAGTTATTGTCTTAATTTGATTAATACATATTGATTGGGTGTATCCAGAATCATATTCATTTTTATTTTCTCCTATACACAAAATAGGAATTAATCCAATTTTTTTTAATATAGAAAATTTTTTAGCAATATATACATCGTTTTCCTTATGATGTATTCTCCTTTCAGAATGACCTATAATAACATATCGTGTATGAAGATCTTTTAGCATTTCTGCAGAAATGTCTCCAGTAAAAGATCCAGAAAAATGAACGTCAACGTTTTGCGCGCATAACTGAATGTGGCTATCTAGTAAATAATGTCGAACTATATCTAAATACATCACGGGGGGAGCTACAGCTATATTACATTTAGAAATGTTAGAAAGATTATTAACTAATGCAATAATTAAATTAGTTATGGTATTCTTATTACCGTTTAATTTCCAGTTTCCGACAATTAATGGATGCTTCACATTATTTCTCCTACGAACATCATATTCTACATAGTAATTATGATGTGTTAATATTGATAAATATACCTAAGAATAATGCTATATATTTTTGCAATATGATAGTTAAATATTTAAAAATGCATCGGTTGTGTGTTGTAGTAAATTGATATTAAAATCATTTGCAATTTTAATATCAATTTAAAAATGTATTGTAAGTGTAATTACATAAATTAGAAACATTTACGTTACCAATAACGTTCTTGGGTAACATGCCCTGGTTTGGATAGTATATGATCTGTCATTCCATATTTTTTGTTTAATATTTTTTTAGTATCATGTATCATCTGTGGGTTCCCACATAACATGACATGACTATTATCAATGTTTAATTGTAATCCTACTTTTTTTTCTAAAGAATCATTTTCTATTAAGGTAGGTATGCGTCCAAAAAGTGAATTAGGATATTTTTCTTGACTTATAATTGTTTGTATATGCAATTTTCCATTATAAAAAATTTTTAATTTTTGCATTTGAGATAAATAATTTAAATTTTTAAAAAATCGTACTGCATGTACCAATACAATATTTGAAAATTGATGCAGCCGTTCATCTTGATCTTCAAGTATTGATAAGTATGGACCAATTCCTGTTCCACTAGCTAACATCCATAAATTTTCGCAATTTGGAATTGCATTTAGCACAAAACGTCCATACGATTCTTTGGTAAGCATAAGAGTGTCACCGGGACATAAAGTACATAATAATGGAGTAAATTTTCCTGTTAGCACAGTAGCTATATAAAATTCTAAATTTGGATTACGTGGGGCATTAAGATATGAATAGGCACGGTGAATAATCATATTATTGATGTTGATGCCTATTTTAGTGAATTGTCCTGCAGTAAATGTATTGACTGGGGCGTGCACAATAAGACTAAATAATCGATTTTTCCAGTGTTTTATATCAATAATTTTTCCGGTGACCCATGTAATCATAGAGTTTACCTATAATTTTAATTATATTTCAATGTTTGATTGTATAAAATTATTTCATTGATGTGATGATAATCATCATTAAAATAATGTGTATCTGTTGCTTGAATCTTATATATAAATCTAATATACAGTATTTTTATAAAAATTTGTTATAAGAAATAAACATATAAATATCTTCAAATTACTGTTTTATTGGGTTAATTATAATTTCATAATATAAGACATTTATATATCTAGTCAGATATTTCAACTGTAAGTTTTATAAAAAATCATTCTGTATGTAGAATTTCTTATTTGTAATATTACGTACATATATCACATAATAGTCATTGTGTTATATTACTTATGTATTTTAATAATTTTTAATTATGGTTGGATATAAAATTTATGAATTCATATATGATAAATATCATTCATGCATTTATGTTACTATAATAAACAAATGATTATTAATAGAAATATTTTGCCACGATAATATCGTTTATCTAATATATTGTAGTTTTTCAAATATTATTTTATTGCAAAATATTTTATATTACCGTTTATCCCAAAAAATGATATTATGAATTCGTATAATAATTTATGTAGCTTTTAGTGTGATTTTAGCATAAATAATGAGAAATCTATTCTTTTATACTAGATGAAATTGCAATTGAGTGTGGATTATATTTACCGTACTGAATTATATATGGATAGCTTTAATAATTTATCAATTATTTTAATATTTTATATAATTGTTTTGTAATTGATACATCAACTTTTTGATTTTAGAATACATAAGACTTCGTATGAATTATATGAAATATCTTAATTGAATGTTACAGGTATGTACATGTCATGTAATTATTAGAGTTAATTAACAAGTGTTAAATGTTTTGTTTTATAACTTAATAGTAGATAAATAGCTATATGATATAGTTTGTATACTTAATTTGGTCTAAAAATTAAATATGAGCACTATTGGTTTGTCATAATTATGGTTACTATAAATACTCGAGTGTTTGATAGAATTAGGATGTTATACATTATATAAATATAACTAAATATTATTTTTATGGTGATTACATAAATCATATCGATGCTGTTATTAGCATTATGATCATTTTAATAAGTGGTTGATTTGATGCATGCGTGGGTCTTTGTGTATAAATTCATCGAAAGTTTTAGTTGCAGACTAAATATAGCTAATAACTAGAGTGGATTATAATTTTTAGTTAATCACATGTACAACATAATGTGTATTATGTACATCTTCAATATTTTTATTTACTTATATTTATAAGTAGATGTAATAAATGCGTAAATTTTATATAAAATTTTATGAAAATGGATTTATACATGTCAATAATAAGTACTTTATAAATTTTAAATTTATTGTCATAGATTATTATAGTCATGTACATATAATAGTTAATAATAAAATTACTTGGTTATAGATGTGGCTACTATATAATGTTGAGTTTTTTAAACAAACATGGAATAAATTTATAATTTATATTTGTTATGTTGTTTTATTAATTAACAGAAATTTAGTATTAATTAGCGCGAGAATATTATAATGAAGAAAAATATTCACCCAAAATATGGTGAGATATCTGCACGTTGTTCATGCGGAAATATTATTAACATTAGATCCACTCTAAATCATAACTTACATTTAGATATTTGTAATTTATGTCATCCATTTTATACAGGTACGCAACGTATAGTAGATACACGTGGGCGTGTAAGTATTTTTAACAAGCGTTTTAATGTGGTTGGTGATGCTGATTTTTTACTTGTTGATAAAAAATTGAAGAAACATAGATAATTGATGAATATTATTTCTCTATGTATACATGTATGCAGCGTAGTAAAAAAAAGCATCAATTCTATAACAAGCAACATATGTCATCACGTGTTATTACTGTGAGTAATTTATATTTGATATACATATGAAATTTTGATTATTATAAATAATTTATAAAGTAACATAGATTCTTGTTGAATAAATGTATAAAAATTTAATTATAAAAAGCATCTTTAT
Encoded here:
- the gpsA gene encoding NAD(P)H-dependent glycerol-3-phosphate dehydrogenase gives rise to the protein MSIIRPIVTIIGAGSYGTAMAIALSSNGHTVLLWGHSSDHIQRLKINRCNQAYLPGITFPSSLYLEQSLSVALSTCRNLLIAVPSCVFSHVLMRMKPNLRNDTRIIIASKGLEPKTGRLLQDVTYQILGKDIPLAIISGPTFARELALGLPAAITLASNDTILGYDLQGILHCSKNFRIYSNTDTIGIQVAGAVKNIIAIGAGISDGIGLGSNARTALITRGLVEMSRLGIAMGATSDVFVGLAGLGDLVLTCTDDQSRNRRFGILLGQGLNICHAQKNIGQVIEGLYSIKEVYMLSIKYKVDMPITEQIYQILYQNKNIHEAVCSLLGRTQKAEKMNS
- the cysE gene encoding serine O-acetyltransferase, giving the protein MSLNVLEIVWSNIKVEARLLIDSEPILTNFMYVTLLKHKNFKDALIYILSKKLTNADIPVIDVTKILEDIYSADDKIIISAAQDIHAIRLNDPSITKYFTPFLYLKGFHALQAHRISHWLWNHNRQELAMYFYNHISTVFNVDIHPAASIGCGVMIDHATGVVIGETSIIENNVSIMQSVTLGGTGKVIGDRHPKIRQRVMIGAGAIILGNIEIGYGAKIGAGSVVLHSVPPHSTVAGKPAKVIKKFNKLQ
- the pfkA gene encoding 6-phosphofructokinase codes for the protein MIKKIGVLTSGGDSPGMNAAIRGVVRAGLSEGLEIYGIYDGYLGLFQDRMIPLSRCSVSDIINRGGTFLGSARFPEFKEDTIRTRVINNIHRRNLDALIIIGGDGSYLGARSLSDMGFPCIGLPGTIDNDVAGTDYTIGYFTALETIVDAIDRLRDTSSSHQRISIVEVMGRCCGDLTMAAAVAGGCEFIVVPEVEFNAQDLVNEIKSGISKGKKHAIVAITERICNIFYLAQYIEEKTGRETRATVLGYIQRGGKPVAYDRILASRMGAYSIELLLQGYVGHCIGVQNEKLVHYDINDAIQHMQRPFRQDLLKTAKKLF
- the tpiA gene encoding triose-phosphate isomerase, with product MKHPLIVGNWKLNGNKNTITNLIIALVNNLSNISKCNIAVAPPVMYLDIVRHYLLDSHIQLCAQNVDVHFSGSFTGDISAEMLKDLHTRYVIIGHSERRIHHKENDVYIAKKFSILKKIGLIPILCIGENKNEYDSGYTQSICINQIKTITKLIGVEALKNSVIAYEPIWAIGSGNSASPENVQAVHKFIRDYIASCDVSVANTITMQYGGSVTPENVIQFLNQKDIDGVLVGAASLKADSFAAIVQIAEKYEQLHHS
- a CDS encoding ferredoxin--NADP(+) reductase, whose amino-acid sequence is MITWVTGKIIDIKHWKNRLFSLIVHAPVNTFTAGQFTKIGININNMIIHRAYSYLNAPRNPNLEFYIATVLTGKFTPLLCTLCPGDTLMLTKESYGRFVLNAIPNCENLWMLASGTGIGPYLSILEDQDERLHQFSNIVLVHAVRFFKNLNYLSQMQKLKIFYNGKLHIQTIISQEKYPNSLFGRIPTLIENDSLEKKVGLQLNIDNSHVMLCGNPQMIHDTKKILNKKYGMTDHILSKPGHVTQERYW
- the rpmE gene encoding 50S ribosomal protein L31 → MKKNIHPKYGEISARCSCGNIINIRSTLNHNLHLDICNLCHPFYTGTQRIVDTRGRVSIFNKRFNVVGDADFLLVDKKLKKHR